In the genome of Gordonia rubripertincta, one region contains:
- a CDS encoding formate dehydrogenase accessory sulfurtransferase FdhD encodes MTGRITARLRATRIHAGAVTPWPDSVAVEEPLEIRVDRRPLAITMRTPGNDIDLTLGFLFTEGLITDPHDVSAIRYCDSFDDSGRNTYNVIDVTLAPGISLPDTGIERNFYTTSSCGVCGKASLDAIRQRTLHPPARDSCRVTADVLAGLPDRMRTAQKTFARTGGLHAAGLFTTSGDHLALRCRMSDALPRLGQIPPDTDKYGQVAMQFGHLRTDVTRNTA; translated from the coding sequence GTGACCGGCCGCATCACCGCACGTCTCCGCGCCACCCGGATCCACGCCGGAGCAGTCACACCCTGGCCCGACAGCGTCGCCGTCGAGGAACCTCTGGAGATACGCGTTGACCGCCGGCCACTTGCAATCACGATGCGCACCCCCGGAAACGACATCGATCTGACGCTAGGTTTTCTCTTCACCGAAGGACTCATCACCGACCCTCACGATGTTTCGGCGATCCGCTACTGCGACAGCTTCGATGACAGCGGCCGAAACACGTACAACGTCATCGACGTCACTCTTGCACCAGGTATTTCGCTGCCCGACACCGGAATCGAACGCAACTTCTACACCACCTCCTCGTGTGGTGTCTGCGGCAAGGCCTCCCTGGACGCGATCCGTCAACGCACCCTGCACCCACCGGCACGCGATTCGTGTCGCGTCACTGCCGACGTCCTCGCTGGGCTACCGGACCGGATGCGCACTGCCCAGAAAACCTTCGCCCGTACCGGCGGACTGCACGCGGCCGGTCTATTCACCACCTCCGGCGACCACTTAGCGCTCCGCTGCAGAATGAGTGATGCCCTGCCGAGGCTTGGACAGATACCACCAGATACTGACAAGTATGGACAAGTAGCGATGCAATTCGGACATCTTCGAACGGATGTCACACGAAACACCGCCTAG
- a CDS encoding TetR/AcrR family transcriptional regulator C-terminal domain-containing protein: MATTGRASREAGKATRQALLRAAAEVFAERGEAASVAQICQRADAYPNQVTYYFNSKEQLFVEVACAGVLRAGRRAEEAAAETTTVRDYTNTLVGTLLGPCARDIELFTTAMLLTSRRSDLREHITDTLRTLHERGEQALMSTLVRTGWQLRAGIDVEAKAFWSAIFGLAVQKAATGADFGYRLEDAVAVIFTNLQIPDRVLDRPLAPTPQEA, encoded by the coding sequence GTGGCCACCACCGGACGCGCGAGCCGGGAAGCCGGCAAGGCAACCCGCCAGGCGCTGCTGCGTGCCGCCGCCGAGGTGTTCGCCGAGCGCGGTGAGGCGGCGTCGGTCGCCCAGATCTGCCAACGCGCCGACGCCTACCCGAACCAGGTCACCTACTACTTCAATTCCAAGGAACAACTCTTCGTCGAGGTCGCCTGTGCCGGCGTGCTGCGCGCCGGCCGCCGAGCCGAGGAAGCCGCCGCCGAGACCACGACCGTCCGCGATTACACCAACACCCTCGTCGGAACCCTACTGGGGCCGTGCGCGCGGGACATCGAACTGTTCACCACAGCCATGCTGCTGACGTCGCGCCGCTCCGATCTCCGCGAACACATCACCGACACCCTGCGCACGCTGCACGAACGCGGCGAGCAGGCGCTGATGTCAACGCTGGTGCGCACCGGCTGGCAGCTGCGTGCCGGGATCGATGTCGAGGCGAAGGCCTTCTGGTCCGCGATCTTCGGTCTCGCGGTCCAGAAGGCCGCCACCGGAGCCGATTTCGGTTACCGACTCGAGGACGCGGTCGCCGTGATCTTCACGAATCTGCAGATCCCGGACCGCGTTCTGGACCGGCCACTCGCACCCACGCCCCAGGAGGCATGA
- a CDS encoding acyl-CoA dehydrogenase family protein — translation MTHFATHIHPQPHLTHEVFNQSAPRLDVNEYELDTVLTEAVARHDGAWGDAELREIGALVGSESFKHDAHLANTITPVLRTFDRWGHRIDEVEYHPAYHRIISESIAHGAHTRCWADPQPGSHVVRAAAFMLFGQIEPGHACPVSMTHAVIPSLELQPDVAANWVPKALSRSYSPALSATKGSAIFGMSMTEKQGGSDVRANTTVAVPAGTGGPGAEYLLTGHKWFCSAPMSDAFLVLAQAQGTGGEGLSCFLLPRILPDGTRNVFRIQRLKDKLGNKSNASSEIELDGTVAVMIGEPGRGVRTIIEMVAQTRLDCVLGSAAGMRQAVAEAVWHARHRAAFGATLADQPAMTAVLADLALESEAATTTAIRLARAHDEDADSQERAFRRLATAVAKYWICKRGPHHAYEALECLGGNGYTEDFPLAMRYREQPVMAVWEGSGNVIALDVLRAMTREPESVAAFDAEVSLARGADRTLDAHLDRLREQLGELSRLAPADAQRRARSTVESMALALEASLLVRHSPSAVAEAFIASRLGPDRSFEYGALPDGADLAAILERH, via the coding sequence ATGACCCACTTCGCGACGCACATCCACCCGCAGCCTCACCTCACCCACGAGGTCTTCAACCAGTCCGCTCCGCGACTGGACGTCAACGAGTACGAACTCGACACCGTCCTCACCGAGGCCGTCGCACGACACGACGGCGCCTGGGGTGACGCCGAACTCCGGGAGATCGGCGCACTCGTCGGCAGCGAATCCTTCAAGCACGACGCGCATCTCGCCAACACCATCACGCCGGTGCTGCGGACGTTCGACCGCTGGGGTCACCGCATCGACGAGGTCGAATACCACCCGGCGTACCACCGGATCATCTCCGAATCCATCGCCCACGGCGCCCACACACGCTGCTGGGCGGACCCGCAACCCGGTTCTCACGTCGTGCGTGCGGCCGCGTTCATGCTCTTCGGTCAGATCGAGCCGGGCCACGCCTGTCCGGTGTCGATGACGCACGCGGTCATCCCCTCGCTCGAACTGCAGCCCGACGTCGCCGCGAACTGGGTACCGAAGGCGTTGTCCCGCAGCTACTCCCCCGCACTGAGCGCCACCAAGGGGTCGGCGATCTTCGGGATGTCGATGACCGAGAAGCAGGGCGGTTCCGACGTCCGCGCCAACACCACCGTCGCCGTTCCCGCGGGGACCGGCGGCCCGGGGGCCGAATACCTTCTCACCGGCCACAAGTGGTTCTGCTCGGCACCCATGTCCGACGCATTCCTCGTCCTCGCACAGGCGCAAGGCACTGGTGGCGAAGGACTTTCGTGTTTCCTGCTCCCCCGCATCCTGCCCGACGGCACCCGCAACGTCTTCCGCATTCAGCGCCTCAAGGACAAGCTCGGCAACAAGTCCAACGCCTCGAGCGAGATCGAACTCGACGGCACCGTCGCCGTCATGATCGGCGAACCGGGCCGCGGCGTGCGCACGATCATCGAGATGGTCGCGCAGACCCGCCTCGACTGCGTCCTCGGTTCTGCGGCCGGCATGCGCCAGGCCGTCGCCGAAGCCGTCTGGCATGCCCGCCATCGTGCCGCCTTCGGTGCGACACTGGCCGACCAGCCCGCGATGACCGCCGTATTGGCCGATCTCGCACTGGAATCCGAGGCCGCGACCACCACCGCGATCCGCCTCGCCCGCGCGCACGACGAGGATGCGGACTCTCAGGAGCGCGCCTTCCGCCGACTTGCGACCGCGGTCGCCAAGTACTGGATCTGCAAGCGCGGGCCGCACCACGCCTACGAGGCGCTGGAATGCCTGGGCGGCAACGGATACACCGAGGACTTCCCCCTCGCCATGCGCTACCGCGAGCAGCCGGTGATGGCCGTGTGGGAAGGATCGGGCAACGTCATCGCCCTGGACGTCCTGCGTGCGATGACCCGGGAACCCGAATCGGTCGCCGCCTTCGACGCCGAGGTCTCCCTCGCCCGCGGCGCCGACCGGACTCTCGACGCGCACCTCGACCGACTCCGGGAACAACTCGGCGAACTGTCGCGACTCGCCCCGGCCGACGCCCAGCGCCGGGCGCGGTCGACCGTCGAGTCGATGGCCCTGGCGCTCGAGGCGTCACTGTTGGTGCGGCACAGCCCGTCAGCCGTCGCGGAGGCGTTCATCGCGAGCCGACTGGGCCCCGACCGCAGCTTCGAGTACGGCGCACTCCCCGACGGCGCCGATCTCGCCGCGATCCTCGAGCGCCACTGA